One genomic region from Sphingobacterium multivorum encodes:
- a CDS encoding RagB/SusD family nutrient uptake outer membrane protein, producing the protein MKLRFKLTYIGVALLTLSSLSSCSHDDWFDRDSKSLITDAQLWNDPKLLTSLVANYYDRMPTLHGVFNTGGMTELDDAMWSGHRDQNWRNDYQFGDDYGRYWDYGLIRDLNLSLENIDQFSTQLSDAQRKQYKAELRFIRAFVYFELVKRMGGVPIVTTQLIYDFSGDPTPLQVARAKEYEVYDFIYKELEEIKEDLAVYNASKTRANKYTALALESRAMLYAASIAKYNNLMASPITTAGGEVGIPANMATGYYTKSLAASKEIMNGPYALYNENADKGANFYDMLNKKTGAEVIFAKDFVTSLKVHRFAYDNIVRSLTEDNESSSTISPSLSLVESFDYLDGSKGTLHDKNGAGNYVAYQNINDIFANKDARLFGTVIYPGTSFRGRAVSIQAGVATWGANGAYQFTAAPQLGQNYASGGLWTGFDGPLYDAQDVSNTGFYIRKFVSDAPAASTRGTSAANWWPWFRLGEIYLNASEAAFELGQTVDARIYVNKLRERAGFPANSISNLTMDIIRNERRVELAFEDHRYYDLKRWRIAHLVWDGSENDPNAVVYGLYAYRVVRPGHADDGKYIYERVRPARFRKARFFRMANYYASISQDVINKNPKIVRNPFH; encoded by the coding sequence ATGAAACTACGATTTAAACTTACCTACATAGGCGTTGCTTTATTGACCTTATCCTCGTTGAGCAGCTGCAGTCACGACGATTGGTTTGACCGGGATTCAAAATCATTGATTACCGATGCACAGCTTTGGAATGATCCGAAACTATTGACTTCACTCGTCGCCAATTATTACGATAGAATGCCAACGTTACATGGTGTTTTCAATACAGGAGGAATGACCGAATTGGATGATGCGATGTGGTCGGGACATCGCGATCAAAACTGGCGTAACGATTACCAATTTGGCGACGACTACGGTCGCTATTGGGACTATGGACTTATTCGGGATCTGAATCTTTCCCTAGAAAATATCGATCAGTTCAGTACACAATTGTCTGATGCACAACGCAAGCAGTATAAAGCCGAATTACGCTTCATCCGCGCTTTTGTTTACTTCGAACTCGTCAAACGCATGGGGGGCGTTCCGATTGTCACTACCCAACTTATCTATGACTTTAGCGGCGATCCAACACCATTGCAGGTGGCACGTGCCAAAGAGTATGAAGTCTACGATTTTATTTACAAAGAACTGGAAGAGATCAAGGAAGATCTCGCCGTCTATAATGCCAGTAAGACCAGGGCCAACAAGTATACGGCATTAGCTTTGGAAAGTCGGGCAATGCTTTATGCGGCATCCATCGCGAAATATAATAATCTGATGGCCTCACCGATAACGACTGCAGGGGGAGAAGTGGGAATTCCTGCCAACATGGCTACTGGGTATTATACCAAGTCGCTGGCTGCCTCCAAGGAAATTATGAACGGTCCCTATGCGCTTTACAATGAGAATGCCGATAAAGGTGCCAATTTTTATGATATGCTCAATAAGAAAACTGGTGCTGAGGTCATCTTTGCAAAGGATTTTGTAACGAGTTTAAAAGTTCACCGCTTTGCTTATGACAATATCGTCAGAAGTCTGACCGAAGACAATGAGTCGTCATCGACGATTTCGCCATCGTTGAGCCTTGTGGAAAGTTTTGATTACTTAGATGGTAGCAAAGGTACACTACATGATAAAAACGGCGCAGGAAATTACGTAGCCTACCAAAATATCAACGATATTTTTGCAAATAAAGATGCCCGTTTGTTTGGAACGGTGATTTATCCGGGAACTTCATTCCGCGGACGCGCTGTAAGTATTCAGGCTGGAGTGGCAACTTGGGGGGCAAATGGAGCCTACCAGTTTACTGCAGCACCACAACTGGGACAAAATTATGCGAGTGGTGGTTTGTGGACCGGCTTTGATGGACCGCTTTATGATGCACAGGATGTAAGCAACACCGGTTTCTATATCCGTAAATTTGTCAGTGATGCGCCGGCAGCCAGTACACGCGGTACATCAGCTGCTAACTGGTGGCCGTGGTTTCGTCTGGGGGAAATTTATCTCAATGCGTCAGAAGCTGCATTTGAGTTGGGACAGACTGTAGACGCAAGAATCTATGTCAATAAGTTACGGGAAAGAGCAGGATTCCCGGCCAATAGCATCAGTAACCTAACGATGGATATTATCCGAAATGAACGCCGTGTCGAACTTGCCTTCGAAGATCATCGTTACTATGATCTTAAAAGGTGGCGTATTGCACATTTGGTGTGGGACGGATCTGAAAATGATCCCAACGCGGTTGTATATGGACTATATGCTTATCGTGTCGTGCGTCCAGGGCATGCCGATGACGGTAAGTATATCTATGAACGGGTAAGACCCGCGCGTTTCAGAAAGGCACGCTTTTTCCGTATGGCCAATTATTATGCGTCCATTAGTCAGGATGTCATCAATAAAAATCCTAAAATAGTTAGAAATCCATTCCATTAA
- a CDS encoding DUF3823 domain-containing protein — protein MKIKFLSLLIAFASLLVVGCEYDNFEAPKSTLSGRVVYEGKAIGVRNNGPQLELWQDGYPLRSAIPVYFDQDGSFSVSLFDGEYKLVRKGDSPWLQQATDTVLVQVKGNTTIDVPVTPYFTVTNESFQKNNNSISANFTVNRIVGTANLEFVRLYLGKSVLTDQVQRELRVDANLANVAFGQPTRIVGELPDNLKNLDYVFARIGVKATVSGEYYYTAVQKIALK, from the coding sequence ATGAAAATAAAATTTTTAAGCTTATTGATAGCTTTTGCAAGTCTTCTCGTTGTAGGTTGCGAATATGATAATTTTGAAGCTCCAAAATCAACCCTTTCAGGACGCGTTGTTTATGAGGGGAAGGCGATTGGCGTTCGGAATAACGGCCCTCAATTGGAATTATGGCAGGATGGGTACCCGCTTCGCTCAGCAATACCCGTATATTTTGATCAGGACGGCTCTTTTTCTGTTAGTCTTTTTGATGGCGAATACAAATTGGTGCGGAAAGGAGATTCACCATGGCTGCAACAGGCAACTGATACGGTTTTGGTACAAGTGAAGGGCAATACGACCATTGATGTACCTGTAACACCCTATTTTACGGTGACAAACGAGTCTTTTCAAAAAAATAATAACAGTATTTCGGCTAACTTTACGGTGAACAGAATAGTAGGTACGGCAAATTTGGAGTTTGTGCGTCTTTACCTCGGTAAATCTGTCTTGACAGATCAGGTACAACGCGAGCTACGTGTGGACGCCAATTTGGCTAACGTTGCTTTCGGTCAACCGACGAGGATTGTCGGAGAGTTGCCGGACAATTTGAAAAACCTCGATTATGTGTTTGCCCGAATAGGGGTGAAAGCTACGGTATCGGGAGAGTACTACTATACTGCCGTTCAAAAAATAGCTTTAAAATAG
- a CDS encoding SusC/RagA family TonB-linked outer membrane protein: protein MKNLKIASFYTMLSVMPTLLYAQEKVTGQVFNKANEPIVGASVLLLEGGKGTSTDKSGKFELNANKGTLVVSFVGYKTRRVPLDGTTNLKIQLEADENVLEDVVVVGYGKQSKRNITGAVSNIKSEDIVRSSSTTTAGALAGKVQGISVRAKDARPGRGAAIEIRNMGSPLYVIDGVAYGGQEGTDWVGTQNGSGADIFNSLNLEDIESISILKDAAAAVYGFRASRGVVLITTKKGAKGESAKININGYQGWQNLTRFPTMANAKQYTRGLVEAAQNENRDPKTVYTPEELAKWQAGTEPGYQGYDYYDMVIRKNIPQRYINANVTGGSEKSNYFLSLGHLNQDAMIKDFNYKRTNFQANMEAEVLKGFTVGTQISGRHEGTQDVGLPGGDGYFSSILAIMKNRPTVGPYANDNPEYINHTNDFPYNPALFSRDIAGYKDNKYLAGNVNLFAAYKTNFGLSAKGTVSYNYTNNKFEGFQYTYDVYRYENNAYKRTGGSDAGWRYDTTREIVSRFAQFQIDYNKQIGDHTFAGMLGYERSDWDRTYKALGANPSNNYIPLLRLSELNSLADEWAYEARAGYIGRINYNYKGKYLLEVLGRYDGSFKYYEGKRWGLFPGASVGWRISDEGFFKPLKSVVSDLKIRGSIGQTGLEEGVGMHDYLAGYNWAAGSAVLDGAYVPGVQPRGLPVRNLSWVKNTNYNMGVDATLLNNKLTLTADIFKIIRTGYPGKRYDVLLPAEIGYDLPNENLGKNGYYGAEGIITYTDKVGELNYVVSGNMTFSRYRDLETYKPRFSNSWNEYRNSIEDRWGGVWWGYQVVGRFQSEEEIRNHPINNDGQNNRTQLPGDLIYKDVNGDGVINDMDQRPIGYPTGWAPMMSFGGRIGLDWKGINLNVDLAGGAVQSWFQDYELRNAFHGGGNSPAYLLEDRWHRKDPYDPNSEWIPGRYPAIRNGNSGPNSRNSDFWLTNVRYLRVRNLEVGYNLPKAWIQKIKAEKIRFYINASNLISFDNVKDYQIDPEIEARAAVVYPQQRVFMVGFNMTF from the coding sequence ATGAAAAACTTAAAGATTGCTTCTTTTTACACCATGTTGAGTGTGATGCCAACATTGCTGTATGCGCAGGAGAAGGTTACGGGACAAGTTTTCAACAAAGCAAACGAGCCTATCGTTGGTGCGAGTGTACTCCTCCTAGAAGGGGGAAAGGGAACCTCAACAGACAAATCGGGGAAATTTGAGCTGAATGCCAACAAAGGAACGCTCGTTGTGTCATTTGTTGGATATAAGACTCGCCGAGTTCCATTGGATGGAACAACAAATTTAAAAATCCAGCTCGAGGCAGATGAAAATGTTTTGGAGGATGTCGTCGTTGTTGGTTATGGTAAACAGTCCAAACGTAATATTACGGGGGCAGTAAGCAATATTAAATCAGAGGATATTGTACGGTCATCATCGACGACAACTGCTGGGGCTTTGGCAGGAAAGGTGCAGGGGATCTCCGTGCGTGCCAAAGACGCGCGTCCGGGTCGTGGTGCAGCGATTGAAATCCGGAATATGGGCTCGCCATTATATGTAATTGATGGGGTCGCTTACGGCGGTCAGGAAGGTACTGACTGGGTCGGTACACAGAATGGCTCCGGAGCAGATATCTTCAACTCGCTGAATCTCGAAGATATTGAGAGTATCTCTATTTTGAAAGATGCCGCAGCGGCAGTATATGGATTCCGTGCTTCTAGAGGTGTTGTACTTATTACCACCAAAAAAGGAGCAAAAGGAGAAAGTGCAAAAATCAATATTAATGGCTACCAAGGCTGGCAGAATTTGACACGTTTTCCGACCATGGCAAACGCGAAACAATACACACGTGGATTGGTTGAGGCTGCGCAGAATGAAAACCGTGATCCGAAGACGGTTTATACGCCCGAAGAGTTGGCTAAATGGCAGGCTGGAACAGAGCCCGGCTACCAAGGCTATGATTATTATGATATGGTGATCCGTAAGAATATCCCACAGCGATACATCAATGCCAATGTCACCGGTGGAAGTGAAAAATCAAATTATTTCCTGTCATTGGGCCACCTCAATCAGGATGCAATGATCAAGGATTTCAATTATAAGCGAACCAATTTTCAGGCCAATATGGAAGCTGAGGTGCTGAAGGGGTTTACTGTCGGTACACAGATTTCAGGAAGACATGAGGGAACCCAGGATGTTGGCTTACCAGGTGGAGATGGCTACTTCTCCTCGATTTTGGCTATTATGAAAAATAGACCGACGGTAGGCCCTTATGCAAATGACAATCCAGAGTATATCAATCATACCAATGATTTTCCCTATAACCCGGCTCTCTTTAGTCGCGATATTGCCGGCTATAAAGACAATAAATACCTTGCTGGAAATGTGAATCTCTTTGCGGCCTATAAGACAAATTTTGGTTTGTCGGCAAAGGGAACTGTTTCTTACAATTATACCAACAATAAATTTGAAGGCTTCCAATATACCTATGATGTATATCGATACGAAAATAATGCCTATAAGCGAACTGGCGGAAGTGATGCTGGCTGGCGTTACGATACCACGAGGGAGATTGTTTCTCGGTTTGCGCAGTTCCAGATCGATTATAACAAGCAGATCGGCGATCACACTTTCGCAGGAATGTTAGGCTATGAGCGCTCAGACTGGGACCGGACGTATAAAGCGTTGGGCGCAAATCCTTCGAACAATTATATTCCGTTGTTGAGACTGTCGGAGCTCAATAGTTTGGCCGATGAATGGGCTTACGAGGCTCGGGCTGGATATATTGGTCGTATCAATTACAACTACAAGGGCAAGTATCTTCTGGAAGTTCTGGGCCGTTATGATGGGTCCTTTAAATATTATGAGGGTAAACGCTGGGGATTATTTCCAGGAGCATCAGTAGGTTGGCGTATTTCGGATGAGGGGTTCTTCAAGCCTTTGAAATCCGTGGTGAGTGACCTTAAAATCCGTGGTTCGATCGGGCAAACCGGACTTGAAGAGGGCGTGGGAATGCATGATTACCTTGCCGGATATAATTGGGCGGCTGGAAGTGCTGTCTTAGACGGAGCCTATGTGCCCGGGGTACAGCCTAGAGGTTTACCAGTGCGCAACCTCTCCTGGGTTAAAAATACCAATTATAATATGGGGGTCGATGCTACCTTGTTGAATAATAAGCTGACATTGACGGCCGATATCTTTAAAATTATCCGTACAGGATATCCTGGCAAACGATACGATGTCCTATTACCAGCTGAAATCGGTTATGACCTTCCCAATGAAAACCTCGGCAAAAACGGCTATTATGGTGCGGAAGGTATCATTACCTATACCGATAAGGTCGGTGAACTTAACTATGTTGTCAGTGGGAATATGACTTTTTCACGTTATCGTGACCTAGAAACCTATAAGCCTCGTTTCAGTAATTCGTGGAATGAATACCGTAACTCGATTGAAGACCGCTGGGGTGGAGTATGGTGGGGATACCAAGTTGTCGGAAGATTTCAGTCAGAAGAAGAGATCCGCAACCATCCGATCAATAATGATGGTCAGAACAATAGGACACAACTTCCTGGTGATCTCATTTATAAAGATGTAAACGGCGACGGTGTTATCAATGATATGGATCAGCGTCCGATTGGTTATCCGACGGGTTGGGCACCGATGATGAGCTTCGGTGGTCGGATAGGACTTGACTGGAAAGGCATCAACTTAAATGTCGATTTGGCCGGTGGTGCGGTGCAATCCTGGTTTCAGGATTATGAGTTACGTAATGCCTTCCATGGTGGAGGCAATTCTCCAGCCTACCTGCTGGAAGATAGATGGCATCGCAAAGACCCTTATGATCCAAACAGCGAATGGATTCCGGGACGCTACCCTGCGATTCGCAACGGCAACTCAGGTCCCAATAGTCGAAACAGTGATTTTTGGTTGACCAATGTGCGTTACCTCCGAGTCCGCAACCTGGAGGTTGGATACAATCTGCCAAAAGCATGGATTCAAAAGATTAAGGCCGAAAAAATACGGTTCTATATCAATGCTTCAAACTTGATTTCGTTTGACAATGTCAAAGACTACCAGATTGATCCCGAGATCGAAGCTAGAGCAGCAGTAGTATATCCACAGCAAAGGGTATTTATGGTTGGATTTAATATGACTTTTTAA
- a CDS encoding hybrid sensor histidine kinase/response regulator transcription factor: protein MKNFLISIVFFWQLAHVYGQPNRVHFFSLQDGLTNQQVLDIVHDDDGFMWIASELGLNRYAGKSFKSFYATDKPDGLSVNSNEINTLLYTDKKVYIGTRSNGLNVLDLRTNKFSYYTHDGTNPKSIATNDITDMIEGKDGKLWLATYHQGVQHFDPITKEFNHFNKKNCPGLPENSVWSLAEDRSNMLYIGHVNEGLTILDPLRRSLKRLTYQNTLGKLPDNEIKVLFCDQAGNVWIGTRKGLAVYHPASGRLQQVPLAGLAKNGNEPFVYAIKEIGNTLWIGGESSQLFLLQPKYTFDKRFEGVQHIQLFDLGKGNNTMVQHITPDRFGNIWLALYGGGVGVVSHMAPFFSVFPSDNMLPDRLATVSNVLTGENRTRLVTEGSGIVEMNAEGGLLRQITQKNGLPDDFILTAFKDRHQHVWMGLRKGGIAVQYAGSSDWHMIDLGESVTEVRAIYEDHLGHIWIAAHQGLFIYNGVAHHVKKLLINKPMLGDYAPRTLVEDGQHNMWVGTYGQGLYVYNSDRKLLRKMDNKSGLRNNTINHLLRDRDNNIWIATNHGLAMQDAGKKIGDLAVLLPPEGNAWLFVNGVAEDHTGNIWCATKSGMLRYVPQERRFLHYDQSFGLPLGGFINGSVGKDTEGRLYFGMQEGMCYFNPTAIPSDLPTSPVSVSRFIVFQSGESNAQVDKYPSGTKTITLNYEENSFRIELAVMDFALDGLVEFGYQLEGFNNDWIFLGNETNLDFRNIPYGEHELLIRTRMKNGKWSHEYQQLLINIAPPFYLSLPAKVFYIVLVLLIGYVIISFYFKRMKAESELKFKERQHLQDEQLHAERMNFYTHITHELRTPLTLILGPLEDLSQEKQLAEKHRALVQTVQKSANRLFTLVNQLLEFRKVESQFKPFVPEAGSLGEMLADLTHKYKTLNHKPGLRVSSELPAEDIRTLFDAEIVQLIVDNLLSNAYKYTASGYIKLSLRYEGADLNHWAILSVEDTGVGIAEEDIERIFKKYYQIPGTGTQGTGIGLALVKELVAIHRGKVEVSSTFGLGTTFTVKLKVDQVVAQESEPPTASQRPLILLVEDDWELREYLGTTLQRHYDVVLAENGAAGYKTAMARIPDLVISDITMPDMDGFELVQQLKQERSTSHIPLLLLTAKNTDADRQRGYDLGIDSYLIKPVTAALLFKRIDNLLSRQKQINELVLESLNSKSPYSDDYTEQKPPEELWRENEFVQDFMQIVEQHMQDEVLDAAALADRMNMSQSTLYRKLKGITGKNINQLVRKIRIHKAADLLRTGKYNVTEVSFMVGINSAIYFRQCFKEEFGQLPSEYQRADNKIRVTY, encoded by the coding sequence ATGAAAAATTTTCTTATTAGCATTGTTTTCTTTTGGCAGTTGGCCCACGTTTATGGACAGCCTAATCGCGTCCATTTTTTCTCCCTTCAAGATGGTCTGACCAATCAGCAGGTGCTGGATATTGTGCACGATGATGACGGATTTATGTGGATAGCCAGCGAGCTGGGATTGAACCGGTATGCAGGGAAGTCTTTTAAATCATTTTATGCAACAGACAAGCCGGATGGGCTATCGGTCAATAGTAATGAAATCAATACCTTGCTTTATACCGACAAGAAAGTGTATATCGGAACGCGGTCCAATGGCCTGAATGTACTTGACTTACGTACAAATAAATTTAGCTATTACACACATGACGGCACTAATCCGAAATCCATCGCGACAAATGATATAACCGATATGATTGAAGGGAAAGATGGAAAACTGTGGCTGGCCACCTATCATCAAGGTGTACAGCATTTCGATCCAATAACTAAAGAGTTTAATCATTTCAATAAGAAAAATTGTCCCGGACTTCCCGAGAATAGTGTTTGGTCCTTAGCTGAAGATCGCAGTAACATGCTTTACATTGGGCATGTAAATGAGGGCCTGACAATTTTAGATCCTCTTCGTCGCTCATTGAAACGATTGACTTATCAGAATACCTTGGGTAAACTTCCTGATAATGAGATTAAAGTGTTGTTTTGTGATCAGGCTGGAAATGTGTGGATTGGAACCCGTAAAGGCTTGGCAGTATATCATCCGGCATCAGGTCGATTACAGCAAGTCCCTTTGGCAGGATTAGCAAAAAATGGGAATGAACCTTTTGTCTACGCAATCAAGGAAATTGGCAATACCTTGTGGATTGGAGGCGAGTCATCGCAACTATTTTTGCTGCAGCCGAAATATACGTTTGATAAACGTTTTGAAGGCGTGCAGCACATACAGCTTTTTGATCTTGGCAAAGGTAATAATACCATGGTCCAGCATATCACTCCCGATCGGTTCGGAAATATTTGGCTGGCGTTATATGGTGGAGGTGTAGGGGTTGTTTCGCATATGGCTCCTTTTTTTAGTGTTTTTCCTTCAGACAATATGTTACCTGACCGATTGGCAACAGTGAGTAATGTATTAACTGGTGAAAATCGGACTCGACTGGTAACTGAGGGCTCGGGTATAGTAGAAATGAATGCTGAAGGCGGTTTGTTGCGACAAATTACCCAAAAAAATGGATTGCCCGACGATTTTATACTTACGGCATTTAAGGATCGGCATCAGCATGTATGGATGGGATTGCGGAAGGGCGGGATTGCTGTCCAATATGCTGGATCTTCCGATTGGCATATGATCGATTTAGGGGAGTCGGTGACCGAAGTTCGTGCGATATATGAGGATCATTTGGGGCACATTTGGATTGCTGCCCATCAAGGTCTTTTTATATACAATGGAGTGGCACACCATGTTAAAAAGCTTCTGATCAATAAGCCTATGCTTGGTGATTATGCACCGCGAACGCTAGTGGAAGATGGTCAGCACAATATGTGGGTAGGAACTTATGGGCAGGGACTCTATGTATATAATTCCGACCGTAAGCTGCTTCGTAAGATGGACAATAAGAGTGGATTGCGCAATAATACAATCAATCATTTGCTACGCGATAGGGATAATAATATTTGGATCGCTACAAACCACGGATTGGCCATGCAGGATGCAGGTAAGAAAATCGGTGATCTCGCAGTATTGTTACCCCCGGAAGGTAATGCTTGGCTGTTTGTCAATGGAGTTGCTGAGGATCATACCGGAAATATTTGGTGCGCAACCAAATCGGGGATGTTACGCTATGTCCCGCAAGAGAGACGTTTTCTACACTACGACCAATCCTTTGGTTTACCCTTGGGAGGCTTTATCAACGGAAGCGTTGGAAAGGATACAGAAGGACGCCTGTATTTTGGGATGCAGGAAGGGATGTGTTATTTCAATCCCACAGCTATTCCATCCGATTTACCTACTTCGCCTGTAAGTGTGAGCCGATTTATTGTTTTTCAATCGGGCGAATCCAATGCGCAGGTTGATAAATATCCGTCGGGCACAAAGACTATCACGCTCAATTATGAGGAAAATAGTTTTCGCATCGAACTTGCTGTCATGGATTTTGCTTTGGATGGATTGGTCGAATTTGGGTATCAATTGGAGGGATTCAATAATGATTGGATTTTTCTGGGCAATGAGACAAACCTCGACTTTCGCAATATTCCCTATGGTGAGCATGAGCTGCTCATTCGTACGCGAATGAAAAACGGTAAGTGGTCGCACGAGTACCAACAGCTGCTGATTAACATCGCGCCACCTTTTTATTTAAGCTTACCTGCTAAGGTGTTTTATATAGTACTCGTACTGCTGATTGGATATGTGATCATTTCCTTTTATTTCAAGAGAATGAAAGCCGAATCGGAACTAAAATTTAAAGAGCGACAACACCTACAGGACGAACAGCTGCATGCCGAGCGGATGAACTTCTATACGCATATTACCCATGAATTGCGTACACCCCTGACGTTGATCCTAGGCCCCCTTGAGGACCTGTCGCAAGAAAAGCAGCTTGCTGAGAAACACCGTGCATTAGTTCAGACGGTTCAGAAAAGTGCCAATAGACTTTTCACATTGGTCAACCAGCTTTTGGAGTTTCGGAAGGTAGAATCGCAATTTAAACCCTTTGTCCCCGAAGCTGGATCCTTGGGCGAAATGCTAGCCGATCTGACACATAAATATAAAACATTGAATCACAAACCTGGTCTTCGCGTATCGTCCGAACTCCCTGCCGAGGATATACGTACGTTGTTTGATGCAGAAATTGTGCAGTTGATTGTCGACAATTTATTGTCGAATGCGTATAAATACACAGCGTCGGGCTATATTAAACTAAGCCTGCGCTACGAAGGTGCAGATCTAAATCATTGGGCCATATTGTCTGTAGAAGACACGGGTGTTGGTATTGCCGAAGAAGATATTGAGCGGATTTTCAAAAAGTATTATCAGATTCCAGGCACAGGTACGCAAGGTACAGGAATTGGCCTTGCTTTGGTCAAGGAACTTGTTGCAATACATCGTGGAAAGGTGGAGGTAAGTAGCACGTTTGGGCTAGGCACTACATTTACGGTCAAGCTAAAAGTAGATCAAGTTGTCGCACAAGAAAGCGAACCGCCCACGGCTTCGCAGCGCCCCCTGATTCTACTGGTCGAGGACGATTGGGAGCTCCGTGAGTATCTGGGAACTACCCTGCAAAGGCATTATGATGTGGTACTTGCTGAAAATGGAGCTGCGGGCTATAAAACGGCGATGGCACGAATACCTGATCTGGTGATCAGTGATATTACGATGCCCGATATGGATGGCTTTGAGCTGGTACAGCAGCTCAAACAGGAACGCAGTACAAGTCATATTCCACTGCTACTATTGACGGCGAAAAACACCGATGCAGACCGGCAACGGGGGTATGATCTGGGGATAGACTCCTATCTGATCAAGCCTGTTACGGCAGCTTTACTCTTCAAACGTATCGACAACCTATTGAGCCGACAGAAACAGATCAATGAACTGGTTTTGGAAAGTTTAAACAGCAAATCACCCTATTCAGATGATTATACCGAGCAAAAACCTCCTGAGGAGCTGTGGCGGGAAAATGAATTTGTTCAGGATTTTATGCAGATTGTCGAGCAGCATATGCAGGATGAAGTATTGGACGCTGCTGCCCTTGCTGACCGAATGAATATGAGTCAGTCTACCTTATACCGCAAGTTGAAGGGGATCACAGGTAAAAATATCAATCAACTGGTTCGCAAGATACGTATCCACAAGGCTGCGGATCTACTTCGGACGGGGAAATATAATGTGACTGAAGTGTCGTTTATGGTCGGAATCAATAGTGCAATTTATTTTCGGCAGTGCTTTAAGGAAGAGTTTGGCCAGCTACCTTCCGAATACCAACGAGCCGACAATAAGATCCGGGTAACGTATTAA